Proteins from one Rosa chinensis cultivar Old Blush chromosome 7, RchiOBHm-V2, whole genome shotgun sequence genomic window:
- the LOC112176230 gene encoding translocon at the outer membrane of chloroplasts 64-like encodes MEVEIGKSIKNELHAAVNSLLKDDGILVIPTVADPPSKLGGKTLLSDEFRSRAFGLLSIASLSGCCQVTIPLGLHNKNPVSVSFIARHGGDRFLLDTLQTMYTSLQEQADLVTNEVEDGGL; translated from the exons ATGGAGGTTGAGATCGGCAAGTCCATTAAAAATGAATTGCATGCAGCTGTCAACTCTCTATTGAAG GATGATGGGATTCTGGTGATCCCGACCGTGGCAGATCCTCCTTCAAAACTTGGTGGGAAGACTCTCCTCTCTGATGAATTCCGTAGTCGTGCTTTTGGTTTGTTAAGTATTGCAAGCCTATCAGGTTGCTGTCAG GTCACAATACCACTTGGACTTCATAACAAGAATCCTGTTTCAGTTTCTTTTATAGCCAGGCATGGGGGTGATCGCTTTTTACTAGATACATTGCAGACAATGTACACATCTTTACAGGAGCAGGCTGATCTTGTTACAAATGAAGTCGAAGATGGAGGATTATGA
- the LOC112176109 gene encoding cilia- and flagella-associated protein 251-like, whose product MEWRPIILTEPEANDVLRIVQSKGVTIALDGLSRAKAVEAIDSFLKQYKECFWTIVIGEISVAIREELLKCRSVIDVKLVREVVEYLSNRRGVEKEKEEEESSEGSGEESEDEEDSDLDLKKEEESDEEEEEEEEEEIDDLKDDPITRQNCIEDLLLLSRKKGLSVKEGDEDEILDMMIPHLRGCLMYSQGIKIFLKRVREHMDRCSTLNDLETVKAALENPIFREEYEDWKKDKREGDMADAEDQVNQLLKKNMVPTEEGIAAPVNQIEEEEKRVCRDITEIEEMETLTPLNLPEQAKESMGNAYSCIKESLERGGANKRKLAQI is encoded by the exons ATGGAGTGGAGACCGATAATCTTGACGGAGCCGGAGGCCAATGACGTGTTAAGGATAGTCCAATCCAAAGGGGTGACGATCGCTCTAGATGGGTTATCTCGCGCAAAAGCCGTCGAGGCTATCGATTCCTTCCTCAAACAATACAAGGAATGCTTTTGGACAATAGTGATCGGCGAGATTAGCGTTGCGATCAGAGAAGAGCTCCTAAAATGTAGGAGTGTGATCGACGTAAAGTTGGTTAGAGAAGTTGTCGAGTATCTTTCAAACCGCCGCGGcgtggagaaggagaaggaggaggaggagagctcGGAGGGCTCGGGGGAGGagtctgaagatgaagaagattcGGATCTGGATTTGAAAAAGGAAGAGGAAtcggatgaggaggaggaggaggaggaggaggaggagatagaTGATTTAAAAGATGATCCTATAACGAGACAAAATTGCATCGAGGATCTGTTGTTACTGTCCAGGAAGAAGGGATTGAGTGTGAAAGAAGGCGATGAGGATGAGATCCTGGATATGATGATTCCCCACCTCCGCGGATGCCTTATGTATTCCCAGGGCATCAAGATTTTCCTGAAAAGGGTGAGAGAGCATATGGATAGGTGTAGCACCCTCAACGATTTGGAGACTGTGAAGGCCGCCCTCGAGAATCCCATTTTTCGTGAAGAATATGAGGACTGGAAAAAGGACAAGAGG GAGGGGGATATGGCTGATGCTGAGGACCAAGTTAATCAACTG ttaaagaagaatatggtaCCAACTGAAGAAGGGATTGCTGCCCCCGTGAAccagatagaagaagaagaaaaaag AGTATGTAGAGATATAACGGAAATTGAAGAAATGGAGACTTTGACCCCCTTGAACCTGCCAGAACAAGCAAAAGAAAGTATGGGCAATGCTTATTCCTGCATCAAAGAAAGTTTGGAAAGGGGTGGAGCTAATAAGAGAAAGCTTGCTCAGATCTAA
- the LOC112175641 gene encoding U3 small nucleolar ribonucleoprotein protein MPP10 gives MEWRPIILTEPEANDVFRQVQSNGVTIALDGLSRAKAIEVIDSFLNQYEECFWTIVIRQISFAIREELLKSRNVIDVKLVREVVEYLSNRRGVEKKKKVEGLEEKKKDEEEESSEGSGEESEDEEDSDQDLKKEEDSDEDSDDMEVVVVAEGETEVVADEEEEIDDLKDDPITRQECIEDLVVLSSEKGLSVKEGEEDEILDMMIPYLRGCLMYTKGIMIFLRRVREHIDRCSTLNDLETVKAALENSIFREEYEDWKKEKTSTSRMEDVADAKDQVNHQLKKNMVPTKEEAIAAPMNQIKQEKRVCGDIMEIEEMETLTPLNLPEQAEESTGNAIKESLERGGANKRKLSQI, from the exons ATGGAGTGGAGACCGATAATCTTGACGGAGCCGGAGGCCAATGACGTGTTCAGGCAAGTCCAATCGAACGGGGTGACGATCGCTCTAGATGGATTATCTCGTGCAAAAGCCATCGAGGTTATCGATTCGTTCCTCAATCAATACGAGGAATGCTTTTGGACAATAGTGATCCGCCAGATCAGCTTTGCGATCAGAGAAGAGCTCCTAAAATCTAGGAATGTGATCGACGTAAAGTTGGTTAGAGAAGTTGTCGAGTATCTTTCAAACCGCCGCGgcgtggagaagaagaagaaggtggaaGGTttagaggagaagaagaaggatgaggaggaggagagctCGGAGGGCTCGGGGGAGGagtctgaagatgaagaagattcGGATCAGGATTTGAAAAAGGAAGAGGATTCGGATGAGGATTCTGATGAtatggaggtggtggtggtggcggaggGGGAAACGGAGGTGGTGgctgatgaggaggaggagatagATGATTTAAAAGATGATCCAATAACGAGACAAGAATGCATCGAGGATTTGGTGGTACTGTCCAGTGAGAAGGGATTGAGTGTGAAAGAAGGCGAGGAGGATGAGATCCTGGATATGATGATTCCCTACCTCCGCGGATGCCTCATGTATACCAAGGGCATCATGATTTTCCTGAGAAGGGTGAGAGAGCATATTGATAGGTGTAGCACCCTCAACGATTTGGAGACGGTGAAGGCCGCCCTCGAGAATAGCATTTTTCGTGAAGAATATGAGGACTGGAAAAAGGAGAAGACCAGTACCAGTAGG ATGGAGGATGTGGCTGATGCTAAGGACCAAGTTAATCATCAG ttaaagaagaatatggtgCCAACTAAGGAAGAAGCGATTGCTGCCCCCATGAACCagataaaacaagaaaaaag AGTATGTGGAGATATAATGGAAATTGAAGAAATGGAGACTTTGACCCCCTTGAACCTGCCAGAACAAGCAGAAGAAAGTACGGGCAATgctatcaaagaaagtttggAAAGGGGTGGAGCTAATAAGAGAAAGCTTTCCCAGATCTAG
- the LOC121050800 gene encoding uncharacterized protein LOC121050800: MMIPYLRGCLMYAKGIMIFLKRVREHIDRCSTLNNLETVEAALESSIFREEYEDWKKEKTSTSRMEDMADAKDQVNHQGGVNFDDFQQLFLVLSKNCAWT, from the exons ATGATGATTCCCTACCTCCGCGGATGCCTTATGTATGCCAAGGGCATCATGATTTTCCTGAAAAGGGTGAGAGAGCATATCGATAGGTGTAGCACCCTCAACAATTTGGAGACGGTGGAGGCCGCCCTCGAGAGTAGCATTTTTCGTGAAGAATATGAGGACTGGAAAAAGGAGAAGACCAGTACCAGTAGG ATGGAGGATATGGCTGATGCTAAGGACCAAGTTAATCATCAG GGCGGAGTGAACTTTGACGATTTTCAGCAACTTTTTCTTGTGCTTTCCAAAAATTGTGCATGGACTTGA